In Phocoena sinus isolate mPhoSin1 chromosome 10, mPhoSin1.pri, whole genome shotgun sequence, a single genomic region encodes these proteins:
- the LRRC23 gene encoding leucine-rich repeat-containing protein 23 produces MSAEDDLEDFEPDLDGLEREDDKKETEEWEDYRKEGEDSEEWMSTPLTEDVMKEGLSALCKTGNGLAHAYVKLEVKDRDLTDIHLLRSYIHLRYVDVSRNHLTDLSPLNYLTHLLWLKADGNRLQSARLNELPYLQIASFAYNQITDTEGISHPRLASLDLKGNHIHMVTGLDPQKLISLHTLELRGNQLNSTLGINLPKLKNLFLAQNLLKKVEGLENLSNLTTLHLRDNQIETLSGFSKEMKSLQYLNLRGNMVADLGELAKLRNLPKLRALVLLDNPCTDENDYRREALVQMVHLERLDKDFYEEEERAEADEIRQRAKEEAEPEPELELDQSSI; encoded by the exons ATGTCAGCTGAAGATGATCTGGAAGACTTTGAGCCAGACCTGGATGGTCTGGAAAGGGAAGACGACAAGAAGGAGACAGAGGAGTGGGAGGACTacaggaaagagggagaagactctgAGGAA TGGATGTCCACGCCCCTCACAGAGGACGTGATGAAGGAAGGGCTTTCTGCGCTCTGCAAGACGGGTAATGGACTGGCCCATGCTTACGTCAAGCTGGAGGTTAAAGACAG GGATCTGACAGACATCCACTTGCTGCGTTCCTACATCCATCTGCGCTATGTGGATGTTTCCAGAAACCACTTGACGGACTTGTCCCCACTCAATTACCTCACCCACCTGCTCTGGCTCAAGGCTGACGGCAACCGGCTGCAGAGTGCCCGGTTGAACGAACTGCCCTACCTGCAGATCGCCAGCTTTGCCTATAACCAGATCACCGACACTGAGGGCATCTCTCATCCTCGTCTGGCCAGCCTGGATCTCAAAG GGAACCACATCCACATGGTGACAGGTCTGGACCCCCAAAAGCTGATCAGCCTGCACACACTGGAGCTTCGGGGGAACCAGCTGAACAGCACCCTGGGAATCAACCTTCCTAAGCTGAAGAACCTCTTCCTG GCCCAGAACCTGTTGAAGAAGGTGGAAGGCTTGGAAAACCTAAGCAATCTCACTACCTTGCATCTTCGAGACAACCAGATTGAAACTCTGAGTGGCTTctccaaggaaatgaaatcactgcaGTACCTCAACCTAAG GGGCAACATGGTGGCTGACCTGGGGGAGCTCGCCAAGCTGCGGAACCTGCCCAAGCTGCGAGCCTTGGTGCTGCTGGACAACCCGTGTACGGACGAGAACGACTACCGCCGGGAGGCCCTGGTGCAGATGGTGCATCTCGAGCGCCTGGACAAGGACTTCTacgaggaggaggagagggctgAGGCTGATGAGATCCGGCAGAGGGCGAAGGAGGAGGCCGAGCCCGAGCCCGAATTGGAACTGGACCAGTCATCGATCTAG